Part of the Hevea brasiliensis isolate MT/VB/25A 57/8 chromosome 16, ASM3005281v1, whole genome shotgun sequence genome is shown below.
TTCCATTTAAATATGAGAAAATGGTTgcatcacattcaatcatttttaataaaataatgtcaCATTTACTTGAAGGGAAAATATATGAATTTAAATGCTTTTGAATAATTGAAAGGGAAGAAATTAGCCCAATAATTAAATCTAATGAGAATTAttatatatgaatttaattaggaTTTATATAATTGCTTTGTATATAAACGAATAAACAAAATGGATTCATGCCATGACAGTGATCAATTGTGGCTTGTGCCACAGGATAACCACTTGCGTTCAGCACAGTAGAAAATAAGAAGACTCCGATACAAAGAAAAAATACGAGTAAAACAAGCAAAGCATGTGTAGAATGTCTTTGTGGGTTATAAAAAGATGGAATTGGTGTAGATTTGGGGAGTTTGCTGCACCTACTTTCCCTCCTTAACTGCACTACCTTCTTGGTCAAATAGGTCACATTCACATCTTTCAGTTGAGACAAATAGTCTATTTCCCAGTCCTACACACAatgttaatttattattatatttaaggtGCTCTTGCTTTGATCTACTGTGGTGGTGAACATGTGCTCCATCATATTTCTTAATGTCAATGAGAAATTATTATatatgtgtacaatatatatatatatatatatatatatatatatatatatatatatattcatcgaATATATTCAATAAGCGTTGCATATATGGGGAAATTGTTGATTGCACTAAATATTGTTGGATATATAAGTATTACTCCAACATCATTGTACGTATATGTTAAGAGTATGTTTCAGAAATAAATAATCCATAACCTGTAGATTCCTTGTTAGGTTTTGAAGGAGGAATAGGATTTTCATTCTATATAATATGCCTACCAGATCTAAATAATGTCTCCCTCTGAAGCCATGCAAACAGTGACAGAAAGATCCTCTCTTGCGTGCATGGAATGCGCGTTCCTTTGACCAATTGTGACCTTCCACGTTTCATATAATCTGATTCCCAATTTTAGCCCTCATTAGTTGGAGATTTTACATCAAAGttaagattattattattattgtttacaATTAACTAATACTTAAATTTGAcatcttataattttaaagataaattatattttttaaatattcaaaATAGTGgtgttttattaaaaattaaaattctaataattcatagttttaaaaaaaattaataatatttaaaaattgaattaataattATGTGTGTCTGCCTTTATTgacaatttcatttcatttcaaaatttttttaaatattaatagatGATTAAGTGATTAAATTAATGTTACGCTTATTTTGATTAAGGCTCCGTTTGTTTCacggaaaataatttatatatgaaaaatatttttaaaaaaaatatttttttaaaaaatattttattttatttgattataatattaaattaattatatatatttatttcgtatatatataagtgtgttcacaatttaataagattatcaaaatttaaaaaatgaaaaatgactttctcttttgaaaAAAGGAAGTTATTTTTCTCAAAAATAATTTAACTTTCTCTTCGATcaggaaaatatttttcgttaatCAATTTTCTTAAGTGCTCTAAACaccaaaaaatataaaaaatatttttcaagaaaatattttctgtGAAACAAACGGAGCCtaatttaaaaaacaaaaaataaaatcacattatttacatatttaaaacCTTGATTTTATGAATTAAACACATTTAAATGCTTGTAAAACTTAGCTTGCTCTAATAGCTGAAAGCATCTAGCAATTTCAAGATTGACTATCAACTCCTTTAATCTTTATCCCTACTTAAAACAACACATCTAAATAATTAATATCCTAAATTGAGTATATTTTGATTTAGCCTGATTTGAGATGAATGTGAGAATGCTAAATTTTTCCGGATTTTTTACGAATAAAACTGATATTATATGTCTGGATTTTGAGGGAGATAGATATGTGATGTCACAAATTCGGGGCAGATGGGGGAGATCTGTCCACAATCCTTATAGTCAACCGAAACAAACATACAtcttcttttttccttttatttgaaTGATAAATAAACTTAAGTCCGTGTATAAATAGGAAAGGAAGAGTTCTGCTGGGAGCTAGCAGAGGGAAGCAAAACAAATTGAGAGCAAACTTAGTGATATAGAGGAAATTAAGCAAAGATGGGGAGGTCTCCTTCTTGTGATGAGAATGGCCTGAAAAAAGGACCCTGGATCCCTGAAGAAGATCAAAAACTTGTTGACTACATCCAAAAACATGGACATGGAAGTTGGCGAGCTCTCCCAAAGCTTGcaggtttcaaattataagacacctctctctctctctctctctctctctctctctctctctctctctctctctctctctcatttggaGTTTGTGTTCATTAATTTCTTGGTTGCTTTGATTGCAGGTCTTAACAGATGTGGCAAGAGCTGTAGGTTAAGGTGGACAAATTACCTGAGGCCTGATATCAAGAGAGGGAAATTTTCTCAAGAAGAAGAGCAAACAATTCTAAATCTCCACTCTGTTCTTGGAAACAAGTATTATttccactctttttttttttttttggcatcaACATCAACTGTTTTGATTGTCACAGTAATTTAACATTTATTTTTCCTGAATTACAGATGGTCAGCTATTGCCAGTCACCTCCCAGGCCGTACAGATAACGAGATCAAGAATTTTTGGAACACCCATTTGAAGAAGAAGCTGATACAGATGGGTATTGATCCAATGACACACCTACCAAGAACTGACCTATTTGCCAGCTTGCCTCATCTTATTGCCTTATTGAACCTAAAAGACCTAGTGGACCATCATTCATTAGACGAACATGCCATGAGATTACAGGCAGAAGCTGTCCATTTAACTAAGCTTCAATATTTACAGTGTCTTCTCCAATCAGCAACTTCAATGACCTCGAACTCTTATAGCCAAAATGACATTACGGACATGGATATTctaaatttgttgaatgaaattccAGCTATCAAAGAAACCCCATTACTAAATTCATCACAGCTGGAGAATCCAGCCTTTGGACTTGCTACCTCTCAACCGCTCCACTATTCAAATCTATTGCCTCAATTGTCTGACCCTCAAGTCCCTTTCAACTATCAACCCTCTTTGAATAGTGAGATGGGTCAAGCAGCAACCTCAGCTACCATGGTCAGCCAAGGAAATAATAATAACCCATCTGATTCTTCGTGGGTTCTTCCATCTCCTACTCCTTCCATTCCTCCAACTGTAACAGAGACTTCAATAAGCAATCTGGGTGATGCTAGCAGCACCACTTCTAGCTATGGTGGTTGGTCTGAATTCTTTCTTGACGATTCTATTATGCAGGAGATTTCCTAGTTACTAACTAATATCTAAGAGATTTGGAGTTATATCTTCTCGTGTTTGATTTGTTGATCCTTTCAATAACCATAGAATTTCTAtatatacatttacatacacaaatatacacGTGTAAgcacatatatatatacttaacagGCATGCACGCATGTGCATGTGTGTGCATTTGTGTTTATACACAAGATGACACACATATATACATATCATTGTACACACACACATAAATATATGTATAGATCATCATGGAACTAGCTTGAAATTTTTGTTCCATTCAATACAAGGAGTGTTGTGTTTCCAACATAATTTAGCAATCGATTAATTTGGAATAAGAAGCTTCTTTGCTTTTGTTATCTGGTCGAAACTGTGTCGTTTTTATTTGCTTTCTCATTTGTAGTTAATTTATTATCCGAATTTTAGAGAAGATTAAGGTG
Proteins encoded:
- the LOC110672256 gene encoding transcription factor MYB93; this translates as MGRSPSCDENGLKKGPWIPEEDQKLVDYIQKHGHGSWRALPKLAGLNRCGKSCRLRWTNYLRPDIKRGKFSQEEEQTILNLHSVLGNKWSAIASHLPGRTDNEIKNFWNTHLKKKLIQMGIDPMTHLPRTDLFASLPHLIALLNLKDLVDHHSLDEHAMRLQAEAVHLTKLQYLQCLLQSATSMTSNSYSQNDITDMDILNLLNEIPAIKETPLLNSSQLENPAFGLATSQPLHYSNLLPQLSDPQVPFNYQPSLNSEMGQAATSATMVSQGNNNNPSDSSWVLPSPTPSIPPTVTETSISNLGDASSTTSSYGGWSEFFLDDSIMQEIS